The Sphingomonas sp. LY54 genome includes a region encoding these proteins:
- the obgE gene encoding GTPase ObgE produces the protein MHFLDQAKIFIRSGTGGPGAVSFRREKYIEYGGPDGGNGGKGGDIVFEAVEGLNTLIDFRYTQHFKAPRGKGGAGQNMTGAGGNDLVIKVPVGTQLLSEDKEHVLADFTKAGEQVVFLRGGDGGRGNASYKTSTNRAPRQHGTGWPGEEMWVWLRLKLLADAGLVGLPNAGKSTFINQVTNTKAKVGAYPFTTLHPQLGVVQHRGREFVMADIPGLIEGAADGAGIGDRFLGHVERCRVLLHLVDVNNDDVAEAYRIVRDELDAYGAGLEEKAEIVALNKSDTVDDELLDALSDELEAECGQKPLRLSGATGAGKEAVLDAILAQLKAKAEAEQQIGGDWSPL, from the coding sequence ATGCATTTCCTCGACCAAGCAAAGATCTTCATCCGTTCCGGCACCGGCGGCCCCGGCGCCGTCTCCTTCCGCCGCGAAAAGTATATCGAATATGGCGGCCCCGACGGCGGCAATGGCGGCAAGGGCGGCGACATCGTCTTCGAGGCCGTCGAGGGGCTGAACACGCTGATCGACTTCCGCTACACCCAGCATTTCAAGGCGCCGCGCGGCAAGGGCGGCGCCGGGCAGAACATGACCGGCGCCGGCGGCAACGACCTCGTCATCAAGGTTCCGGTCGGCACGCAATTGCTGTCGGAGGACAAGGAGCATGTCCTCGCCGATTTCACCAAGGCCGGCGAGCAGGTCGTGTTCCTGCGCGGCGGTGACGGCGGCCGCGGCAATGCCAGCTACAAGACCTCCACAAACCGCGCGCCGCGCCAGCACGGCACCGGCTGGCCGGGCGAGGAAATGTGGGTCTGGCTGCGGCTGAAGCTGCTCGCCGACGCCGGCCTCGTCGGCCTGCCCAATGCCGGCAAATCGACCTTCATCAACCAGGTGACCAACACCAAGGCCAAGGTCGGCGCCTATCCGTTCACCACGCTTCATCCGCAGCTCGGCGTCGTCCAGCATCGCGGGCGCGAGTTTGTGATGGCCGACATTCCGGGGTTGATCGAGGGCGCCGCGGACGGCGCCGGGATCGGCGACCGCTTCCTCGGCCATGTCGAACGCTGCCGCGTCCTGCTCCATCTCGTCGACGTCAACAATGACGACGTCGCCGAAGCCTACCGGATCGTCCGCGACGAGCTCGACGCTTATGGCGCGGGCCTCGAGGAAAAGGCCGAGATCGTCGCGCTCAACAAGTCCGACACGGTCGACGACGAGCTGCTCGACGCGTTATCGGACGAGCTCGAAGCCGAATGCGGCCAGAAGCCGCTGCGCCTGTCCGGCGCGACCGGCGCCGGCAAGGAAGCCGTGCTCGACGCGATTCTCGCCCAGCTCAAGGCGAAGGCGGAAGCCGAGCAGCAAATCGGGGGCGACTGGTCTCCGCTATGA
- a CDS encoding NAD-dependent epimerase/dehydratase family protein translates to MSRRAARIRTLAVTGGTGFVGHHLLRMALAEGYDVRALTRGWKPPEDEIVWVDGALDRPESLAKLVQGADAVIHIAGLITGDAAAFEAVNVTGTAAMIDAARSAGVRRFIHISSLAAREPSLSAYGRSKERSERLVAASGLEWTTIRPPAVYGPGDRETLELFKMAQRGLVALPPGGRFSLIHVEDLCRLILRVIDEPDTLLETYEPDDDRPDGWDHREFAATLCQVFDRKPRTVSVPRLVLSAAAQIDRLVRRKKAKLTPDRVGYFCHPDWVVHAERRPPASLWRPQVETIGGLGDTAGWYRAQGWLR, encoded by the coding sequence ATGAGCCGTCGCGCCGCGAGGATCCGCACCCTCGCCGTCACCGGCGGCACGGGGTTCGTGGGACACCATCTGCTCCGCATGGCGCTCGCCGAGGGCTATGACGTGCGTGCCCTGACGCGCGGCTGGAAACCGCCCGAGGACGAGATCGTCTGGGTCGACGGCGCGCTCGACCGGCCCGAGAGCCTCGCCAAGCTCGTGCAAGGCGCGGACGCGGTCATCCACATCGCCGGCCTGATCACCGGCGACGCCGCGGCATTCGAAGCGGTCAACGTCACCGGCACCGCGGCGATGATCGACGCCGCCCGCTCGGCCGGGGTCCGCCGCTTCATCCATATCTCCTCGCTGGCGGCGCGCGAGCCGTCGCTCTCCGCCTACGGCCGCTCGAAGGAGCGGTCCGAACGGCTGGTCGCGGCGTCGGGCCTCGAATGGACGACCATCCGTCCGCCGGCCGTCTATGGGCCGGGCGACCGCGAGACGCTGGAATTGTTCAAGATGGCGCAGCGCGGGCTGGTCGCGCTGCCGCCGGGCGGGCGCTTCTCGCTGATCCATGTCGAGGATCTGTGCCGCCTGATCCTGCGCGTGATCGACGAGCCGGACACATTGCTCGAGACCTACGAACCCGACGACGACCGACCGGACGGCTGGGACCATCGCGAATTCGCCGCCACCTTGTGCCAGGTATTCGATCGCAAGCCGCGCACCGTGTCGGTGCCGAGGCTGGTGCTGAGCGCCGCCGCGCAGATCGACCGGCTGGTGCGGCGCAAGAAGGCGAAGCTGACCCCGGACCGGGTCGGCTATTTCTGCCATCCCGACTGGGTCGTGCATGCCGAGCGCCGTCCGCCGGCGAGCCTGTGGCGGCCGCAGGTCGAGACGATCGGCGGGCTTGGGGACACCGCCGGCTGGTACCGCGCCCAGGGCTGGCTGCGCTAG
- a CDS encoding Pycsar system effector family protein: protein MEKNQAPEVPVYPANAIHMVRTTQQIHMQLSAMADHKASILMGATFVIFTITIGQAQRVESPLPLLILGASAFFSAVFAVLAILPATRYKHKGALNLLFFGSFTQLEEEEFLDRIRERLRTDDGIYLTMARDIYQNGTVLQTKKYRLLGYAYRIFLAGLTASFIAFVIQYVAWLTA from the coding sequence ATGGAGAAAAATCAAGCGCCTGAGGTGCCGGTCTATCCGGCCAACGCCATCCACATGGTCCGCACCACCCAGCAGATCCATATGCAGCTTTCCGCGATGGCGGACCATAAAGCGAGCATATTGATGGGCGCCACCTTCGTCATCTTCACGATCACGATCGGCCAGGCGCAACGCGTGGAGTCGCCGCTGCCGCTGCTGATCCTCGGCGCTTCCGCCTTCTTCTCGGCGGTGTTCGCGGTGCTCGCGATCCTTCCGGCGACTCGCTACAAGCATAAAGGCGCCCTCAACCTGCTCTTCTTCGGTTCCTTCACCCAGCTCGAGGAGGAAGAGTTCCTCGACAGGATTCGCGAGCGGCTGCGGACCGACGACGGCATCTATCTCACCATGGCGCGCGACATCTACCAGAACGGCACCGTACTCCAGACCAAGAAATACCGGCTGCTCGGCTATGCCTACCGCATCTTCCTGGCGGGTCTGACCGCCAGCTTCATCGCCTTCGTCATCCAATATGTCGCCTGGCTGACCGCCTAG
- a CDS encoding acyl carrier protein, giving the protein MTDRDETLAKVSELIEPFNKKGAKLTEATTFAGDLEWDSLIVMDFVASVEDEFDILITMNQQAEIETVGQLVDAVEELRNDG; this is encoded by the coding sequence ATGACAGACAGAGACGAAACCCTCGCCAAGGTGAGCGAGCTGATCGAGCCGTTCAACAAGAAGGGCGCCAAGCTCACCGAAGCGACCACCTTCGCCGGCGACCTGGAGTGGGACAGCCTGATCGTCATGGACTTCGTCGCCTCGGTCGAGGACGAGTTCGACATCCTCATCACGATGAACCAGCAGGCCGAGATCGAAACGGTCGGCCAGCTCGTCGACGCCGTCGAAGAGCTCAGGAACGACGGATGA
- the spt gene encoding serine palmitoyltransferase, whose protein sequence is MDPADEIPPAPTTGTDLFSKFDPLIAERQALLDTGVRDPFAIVMDKVLSPTLAVIQGKETILLGTYNYMGMTFDPDVIAAGKKALDEFGSGTTGSRVLNGTYQGHKECEDALKEFYGTEHAMVFSTGYQANLGLMSTIAGKDDYIILDADSHASIYDGCALGNAQIVRFRHNSVEDLDKRLGRLPATGGRLVVLEGVYSMLGDIAPLKEMVQVAKKHGAMVVVDEAHGMGFFGANGRGVFEEAGVEADVDFVVGTFSKSVGTVGGFIVSNHPKFDVLRLVCRPYVFTASLPPSVVATAATSIRKLMHAGDKRAHLWENSKRLHKGLRDLGFDIATKEAESAIIAVLLPDQERAVAMWQALIEQGVYVNMARPPATPAGMYLLRCSLCAEHSAEQVGQILEKFAAAGRATGAIS, encoded by the coding sequence ATGGACCCGGCCGACGAGATCCCGCCCGCGCCGACCACCGGCACCGACCTCTTCTCCAAGTTCGACCCGCTCATCGCCGAGCGCCAGGCGCTGCTCGACACCGGCGTGCGCGATCCGTTCGCGATCGTGATGGACAAGGTCCTCTCCCCCACCCTGGCCGTCATCCAGGGCAAGGAGACGATCCTGCTCGGCACCTACAACTATATGGGCATGACCTTCGACCCGGACGTGATCGCCGCGGGCAAGAAGGCGCTCGACGAATTCGGCTCGGGCACGACCGGCAGCCGCGTCCTCAACGGCACCTATCAGGGCCACAAGGAATGCGAGGACGCGCTCAAGGAGTTTTACGGCACCGAGCATGCGATGGTCTTCTCGACCGGCTACCAGGCCAATCTCGGCCTGATGTCGACCATCGCCGGCAAGGACGATTACATCATCCTCGATGCCGACAGCCACGCTTCGATCTATGACGGCTGTGCGCTCGGCAACGCCCAGATCGTGCGCTTTCGCCACAACAGCGTCGAGGATCTCGACAAGCGCCTCGGCCGCCTGCCCGCCACCGGCGGCCGCCTTGTCGTCCTCGAAGGCGTCTATTCGATGCTCGGCGACATCGCGCCATTGAAGGAAATGGTCCAGGTCGCCAAGAAGCATGGCGCCATGGTCGTCGTCGACGAGGCGCACGGCATGGGCTTCTTCGGCGCCAACGGCCGCGGCGTCTTCGAGGAAGCCGGCGTTGAGGCGGATGTCGACTTCGTCGTCGGCACCTTCTCCAAGTCGGTCGGCACGGTCGGCGGCTTCATCGTTTCGAACCATCCCAAGTTCGACGTGCTCCGCCTGGTCTGCCGCCCCTATGTCTTCACCGCCTCGCTGCCGCCTTCGGTGGTCGCGACCGCCGCGACCTCGATCCGCAAGCTCATGCATGCCGGCGACAAGCGCGCCCATCTCTGGGAAAACAGCAAGCGCCTGCACAAGGGGCTGCGCGATCTGGGCTTCGACATCGCTACGAAGGAAGCGGAGAGCGCGATCATCGCCGTATTGCTTCCCGACCAGGAGCGCGCCGTCGCGATGTGGCAGGCGCTGATCGAGCAGGGCGTCTACGTGAACATGGCCCGCCCGCCGGCGACGCCGGCCGGCATGTACCTGCTGCGCTGCTCGCTCTGCGCCGAGCACAGTGCCGAGCAGGTCGGCCAGATCCTCGAAAAGTTCGCCGCCGCCGGCCGCGCCACCGGCGCGATCAGCTAA
- a CDS encoding ATP-binding protein: protein MASEETDAAPGGGSWRRGWASAGAIVATILLIGLIVMVTLTNRARDDALAWERHTQQVVLLARTVDATIARSESTLGRYVLDEDPKTGNLYYSEWRRAGRQIGELQKLLRFDPDQRQRIEMLKQLYQTRGMELAAAARGAAIKKASGGVPLFYQAGLSPTGPALRSTLDSIAASEREHLQQRMERTRMFDEEADKLTEALGWFGILIGLAAIGLGLAAYHAISERLLARQEAESESYRAMSLERAVQERTRELRDANDRLRAEATEREAAEARLRQVQKMEAVGQLTGGLAHDFNNMLAVIVGGLDLAKRKLLGPRREVELHLDNAMEGAIRAAALTRRLLAFSRSDPLTPKGIAPAELVESMLDLVDRSIGERIAVTTRFAPDPWRVWADTNQLENAILNLCVNARDAMHGEGRLGISVENVSIDAGEIGSLAAGDYVRISVSDTGGGIAPENLERVFEPFFTTKPVGKGTGLGLSQIFGFARQSGGDVAIDSELGRGTTVSIYLPRSMRAAEAEAEAVTAVRTEPAPAGTPILVVEDDPRVSRSTVSALEELGYHPTACGGGAEALEILARDATIALVITDVMMPEMTGPELVRIVTERYPHIAVLFVTGYVGEAGEAEELADADILRKPFTVSALSDAVAAALDRRPSESPSGATSAAAE from the coding sequence ATGGCGAGTGAAGAGACAGACGCCGCGCCGGGTGGGGGCTCGTGGCGGCGGGGTTGGGCCAGCGCCGGCGCCATCGTCGCGACCATCCTCCTCATCGGCCTGATCGTGATGGTCACGCTGACCAACCGCGCGCGCGACGACGCGCTCGCCTGGGAACGCCACACCCAGCAGGTCGTGCTGCTCGCCCGCACCGTCGACGCCACCATTGCCCGATCGGAATCGACGCTCGGCCGTTACGTGCTCGACGAGGACCCGAAGACCGGAAACCTCTATTACAGCGAATGGCGCCGCGCGGGCCGCCAGATCGGCGAGCTGCAGAAGCTGCTCCGCTTCGACCCCGACCAACGCCAGCGCATCGAGATGCTGAAGCAGCTCTACCAGACGCGCGGCATGGAGCTGGCTGCCGCCGCCCGCGGCGCCGCGATCAAGAAGGCCAGCGGCGGCGTCCCGCTTTTCTATCAGGCCGGTCTCTCGCCGACCGGGCCGGCGCTGCGCAGCACGCTCGATTCGATCGCCGCCAGCGAGCGCGAGCACCTCCAGCAGCGGATGGAGCGCACCCGCATGTTCGACGAGGAGGCCGACAAGCTGACCGAGGCGCTCGGCTGGTTCGGCATCCTGATCGGGCTCGCCGCGATCGGGCTCGGCCTCGCCGCCTACCATGCCATTTCCGAGCGCCTGCTCGCCCGCCAGGAGGCGGAGAGCGAATCCTACCGCGCAATGTCGCTGGAGCGCGCGGTCCAGGAACGCACCCGCGAGCTGCGCGACGCCAACGACCGGCTCCGCGCCGAGGCGACCGAGCGCGAGGCGGCCGAAGCCCGCCTCCGCCAGGTCCAGAAGATGGAGGCGGTGGGCCAGCTCACCGGCGGCCTCGCCCACGATTTCAACAATATGCTGGCGGTGATCGTCGGCGGCCTCGACCTCGCCAAGCGCAAGCTGCTGGGCCCGCGCCGCGAGGTCGAGCTTCATCTCGACAATGCGATGGAGGGGGCGATCCGCGCCGCCGCCCTCACCCGCCGCCTGCTCGCTTTCTCGCGCTCCGATCCGCTGACGCCCAAGGGGATCGCGCCGGCTGAGCTGGTGGAATCGATGCTCGACCTGGTCGACCGGTCGATCGGCGAGCGGATCGCGGTGACGACCCGCTTCGCGCCCGATCCGTGGCGGGTCTGGGCCGACACCAACCAGCTCGAGAACGCGATCCTCAACCTGTGCGTCAACGCGCGCGACGCCATGCACGGCGAAGGGCGGCTGGGAATCTCGGTCGAGAATGTCTCGATCGATGCCGGCGAGATCGGCTCGTTGGCGGCGGGCGATTACGTCCGGATCAGCGTGTCGGACACGGGCGGCGGCATCGCGCCCGAAAATCTGGAGCGCGTCTTCGAGCCGTTCTTCACGACCAAGCCGGTCGGCAAGGGCACCGGCCTTGGGCTCAGCCAGATTTTCGGTTTCGCGCGCCAGTCCGGCGGCGACGTCGCCATCGACTCCGAGCTCGGCCGCGGCACCACCGTCTCGATCTATCTGCCGCGGTCGATGCGGGCGGCCGAGGCAGAGGCCGAAGCCGTGACCGCCGTGCGCACCGAACCGGCCCCCGCCGGCACCCCGATCCTCGTCGTCGAGGACGACCCGCGCGTCAGTCGTTCGACGGTCAGCGCGCTGGAGGAACTGGGCTACCATCCCACCGCCTGCGGCGGCGGCGCCGAGGCGCTTGAAATCCTGGCGAGGGACGCGACGATCGCCCTCGTCATCACCGACGTGATGATGCCCGAAATGACCGGGCCCGAGCTCGTGCGGATTGTCACCGAACGCTACCCGCACATCGCCGTCCTGTTCGTCACCGGCTATGTCGGCGAGGCGGGCGAAGCCGAGGAGCTGGCCGACGCCGACATCCTGCGCAAGCCGTTCACCGTCTCGGCCTTGTCCGACGCGGTCGCCGCCGCGCTCGACCGGCGGCCTAGCGAATCGCCTTCTGGCGCAACAAGCGCGGCAGCAGAGTAA
- a CDS encoding diacylglycerol/lipid kinase family protein, translating into MARVALLSNPRSTGNRSLLPRVRSFCAEHKDIFHYEVEHVEQIGLALRQIARVDPKVLVINGGDGTVQAALTELYHGGHFGDAPPPVAVLPNGKTNLIALDLGAAGDPIVALERVLELAQTDMAPHIVQRELIQLSDGTAGARPVLGMFLGGAGLADIMLYCRHKIYPLGLPNGISHFLTFLAVAVSILFGLSGRFLPPRPSPVKVSVLKHGELHGHFALLMVTTLQRLLLKNTLSSGSGPVGSMQLMAIDGRRSTLFHVLIAAIGGRLGRTCVSGVHLERGDEIRIEGDRSSVILDGELFEANLDRPIVLRPTAPVPFLKLVA; encoded by the coding sequence ATGGCCCGCGTCGCGCTCCTCTCCAATCCGCGTTCCACCGGAAACAGGTCGCTGCTTCCGCGGGTGAGGAGCTTTTGCGCAGAGCATAAGGACATCTTCCACTACGAGGTGGAGCATGTGGAGCAGATCGGCCTCGCTTTGCGCCAGATCGCGCGGGTCGATCCCAAGGTGCTGGTCATCAACGGCGGCGACGGCACCGTGCAGGCCGCGCTCACCGAGCTCTACCATGGCGGCCATTTCGGCGACGCGCCGCCGCCGGTCGCGGTCCTGCCCAACGGCAAGACCAACCTGATCGCGCTCGACCTCGGCGCCGCGGGCGACCCGATTGTCGCGCTCGAGCGCGTGCTGGAGCTGGCGCAGACCGATATGGCGCCGCACATCGTCCAGCGCGAGCTGATCCAGCTGAGCGACGGCACGGCGGGCGCACGACCGGTGCTCGGCATGTTCCTCGGCGGCGCTGGCCTCGCCGACATCATGCTCTACTGCCGCCACAAGATTTACCCGCTCGGCCTGCCCAACGGCATCAGCCACTTCCTGACCTTCCTGGCCGTGGCGGTATCGATCCTGTTCGGCTTGAGTGGACGGTTCCTGCCGCCGCGGCCCTCGCCGGTGAAGGTGTCGGTGCTGAAGCACGGCGAGCTGCACGGCCATTTTGCCCTGCTGATGGTGACGACGCTGCAGCGGCTGCTGCTCAAGAACACCTTGTCCAGCGGATCGGGGCCCGTAGGCTCGATGCAGCTGATGGCGATCGACGGCCGACGCTCGACCCTGTTTCACGTGCTGATCGCAGCGATCGGTGGCCGACTCGGCCGCACCTGCGTTTCCGGAGTCCATCTGGAACGGGGCGACGAGATCAGGATCGAGGGCGACCGCTCGAGCGTGATCCTCGACGGCGAATTGTTCGAGGCCAATCTCGACCGGCCGATCGTGCTCCGCCCGACCGCGCCGGTCCCGTTCCTGAAGCTGGTCGCCTGA
- a CDS encoding DUF2141 domain-containing protein, translating into MSSIAVAAALTFVAPATAAEAALGPDAASCRTGAGEPAVLVNVTGFKQRAGRVRVQLYGSNPADFLAKGKKLRRIDLPVTGTGPMRVCVAVPKAGEYAIAVRHDVRGDGSDWGDGGGFSRNPKLSLLNLKPKYQNVAIPVGNGVKAIDVVLNYKQGLTVKPVA; encoded by the coding sequence ATGTCTTCCATCGCAGTCGCTGCCGCGCTGACCTTCGTGGCGCCCGCCACGGCGGCCGAAGCTGCGCTCGGCCCCGATGCGGCATCGTGCCGGACCGGCGCGGGCGAGCCCGCGGTGCTGGTCAACGTCACGGGATTCAAGCAGCGCGCGGGCCGAGTCCGCGTTCAGCTTTATGGCAGCAATCCGGCAGACTTCCTCGCCAAGGGCAAGAAGCTGCGCCGGATCGACCTGCCGGTTACCGGCACCGGCCCGATGCGGGTCTGCGTCGCCGTGCCCAAGGCGGGCGAATATGCGATCGCGGTGCGCCACGATGTCCGCGGCGACGGCTCCGACTGGGGCGACGGCGGCGGCTTCTCGCGCAATCCGAAGCTGTCGCTGCTGAACCTCAAGCCGAAGTACCAGAACGTCGCGATCCCCGTCGGCAACGGCGTCAAGGCGATCGACGTCGTGCTGAACTACAAGCAAGGTCTCACCGTCAAGCCGGTCGCGTAA